In one window of Henckelia pumila isolate YLH828 chromosome 1, ASM3356847v2, whole genome shotgun sequence DNA:
- the LOC140860913 gene encoding aspartyl protease family protein At5g10770-like, with the protein MKLFSSLFLIFLWCFSSQIHALQGPKSASKTHFHTVQLSSLLPASACTDPPTTKGLNKRESTLKVFHRHGPCFRQGKENSAATVPSLSEVFSDDQSRVDSIHVRLAPKSNTNRIDENKVDLPAKSGRTLGSGNYLVSIGLGTPARTLSLVFDTGSDLTWTQCQPCIRSCYQQQDPIFDPSKSSTYSNISCTSAKCSQLSSATGNTPGCRSGSTCIYLIQYGDSSFSVGYFSSDKLTLSPTDVIPNFLFGCGQDNEGLFGGTSGIIGLGRDPLSLVSQTAPKYGKYFSYCLPSISSLTGHLSLGKSASSLKNVRFTPFASSQRGASFYFIDIIAISVGGRQLPIGQSVFKIAGTIIDSGTVITRLPPAAYSVLSSTFKQAMSRYYPSAPAFSILDTCFDVSNSTAVTVPKVAFTFGGNVVVDLAPQGILIVAKPSVVCLAFAANNAATDVGIFGNTQQKTLEVVYDVAGGNLGFGPAGCS; encoded by the exons ATGAAattattttcttcacttttcctcATTTTTCTTTGGTGTTTTTCAAGCCAAATTCATGCTTTGCAGGGGCCAAAATCTGCCTCTAAAACCCATTTTCACACTGTTCAATTAAGCTCCCTTTTACCAGCTTCTGCCTGCACTGATCCCCCGACAACCAAAG GTCTCAACAAGAGGGAATCAACGCTCAAAGTTTTTCACCGGCACGGTCCATGTTTCCGACAAGGTAAAGAAAATAGCGCCGCCACAGTGCCATCCCTAAGCGAAGTCTTTTCCGACGATCAATCCAGGGTGGACTCGATCCATGTCCGACTAGCTCCAAAATCGAACACAAACAGAATCGATGAAAACAAAGTCGACCTACCCGCGAAATCCGGCCGAACCCTCGGTTCCGGGAACTACTTGGTGAGCATTGGCCTTGGGACCCCGGCAAGGACCCTATCCCTCGTCTTCGACACCGGTAGCGACCTGACGTGGACTCAGTGCCAGCCCTGCATCCGGTCTTGCTACCAACAACAAGATCCAATCTTCGACCCTTCGAAATCGAGCACGTACTCGAATATATCATGCACTTCCGCTAAATGCTCTCAACTCTCATCGGCCACAGGAAACACCCCCGGCTGTCGTTCTGGCTCTACGTGCATATACTTGATACAATACGGCGATTCGTCCTTCTCAGTCGGATACTTTAGCAGCGATAAACTGACTCTGTCACCAACTGATGTGATACCGAATTTCCTGTTTGGCTGCGGCCAAGACAACGAAGGATTGTTTGGCGGCACTTCAGGAATCATAGGCTTAGGCAGAGACCCTTTATCACTAGTCTCCCAAACAGCTCCAAAATATGGCAAATACTTCTCTTATTGCCTTCCATCAATTTCAAGCTTAACAGGACACTTGTCACTAGGCAAAAGTGCTTCCAGCTTAAAGAACGTAAGATTCACCCCGTTCGCTAGCTCACAGCGGGGCGCATCCTTCTACTTCATCGACATAATCGCTATATCCGTCGGCGGTCGCCAGCTACCCATCGGCCAGTCCGTTTTCAAGATTGCTGGAACCATTATAGACTCCGGCACTGTCATAACACGACTCCCGCCCGCAGCGTACAGCGTGCTGAGCTCGACCTTCAAGCAGGCAATGAGCAGGTACTACCCGAGCGCACCGGCATTTTCGATCCTCGACACTTGCTTCGACGTGAGCAATTCCACAGCCGTGACTGTTCCAAAGGTGGCTTTCACCTTCGGCGGCAATGTGGTGGTTGATTTGGCTCCACAGGGGATCCTCATCGTGGCGAAGCCATCTGTGGTGTGCCTTGCTTTCGCGGCGAACAACGCCGCCACTGATGTTGGGATATTTGGAAACACTCAGCAGAAGACACTGGAAGTGGTGTATGATGTTGCTGGTGGGAACTTGGGATTTGGCCCTGCTGGCTGTAGCTAA